A window from Neobacillus sp. PS3-40 encodes these proteins:
- the helD gene encoding RNA polymerase recycling motor HelD encodes MSEMKRNEWKMEQERVDKVIEEISYKATNIKRYVGHISSDILEIRKTFWNDVTVDFSSEDDIIETAASLKQQAELLSERERTHKQNDNQLKTLGRLKDSPYFGRIDILEKGEQTTDQVYLGVASFMDKNDENFLIYDWRAPISSLYYDFAPGPVRYETLEGIIEGEMELKRQFIIKSAKINGMFDTGVTIGDEMLQEVLGNDASTQMKSIVATIQREQNQIIRNEKSKLLIVQGVAGSGKTSAALQRIAYLLYRYRKTIKSENIMLFSPNPLFNSYVATVLPELGEENMQQSTFQEYLNKRLGKEFDVEDPFEQMEFLLSMEHDANYDTRLEGIRFKASLQFKKQIDDYVLRLSKQGMIFKDLIFRKEIIFSKEVIQEYFYALDENFSIPNRIKLVKEWLLKGLKRRIKQERTKEWVEEELQFLGKEDFIEAYNQLQDKDSFTEKSFDDFEKEQKLLADMVVKQKFKPLFAKVKKLKFIDIASIYQQLFEEIGVEDPSFPSNWDKISNQTIEALEDMKICYEDATPFVYLQDLLEGRKSNTAIRHIFIDEAQDYSPFQFATIQMLFPYSRMTLLGDFNQAVFSGATGAATVLTDFSLDGEDVESFYLTKTYRSTKPIVEFTSSLIEGGREIEPFNREGQKPTITLVEVACSLNEKVVRKIQMLQNDGHRTIAVICRTATESKTVFDTLRKEIPIHLIEKGTISYEKGILVIPAYLAKGIEFDAVILYDSSQYRRERERKLFYTACTRAMHVLHMFATDGISPLIKDVPIETYEMEI; translated from the coding sequence ATGAGCGAAATGAAACGTAACGAATGGAAAATGGAGCAGGAACGTGTAGACAAAGTAATCGAAGAAATTAGTTATAAAGCTACTAATATAAAAAGGTATGTTGGTCATATTAGCTCAGATATTCTCGAAATTCGCAAAACATTTTGGAATGATGTTACTGTCGACTTTAGTAGCGAGGATGATATTATTGAAACAGCCGCAAGCCTAAAGCAGCAGGCTGAATTACTTTCCGAGCGAGAGCGGACACATAAACAGAATGATAATCAGTTGAAAACACTCGGTAGACTAAAGGATTCTCCATATTTTGGCCGAATCGATATTTTGGAAAAAGGGGAACAGACAACGGACCAGGTTTATCTTGGTGTTGCTTCATTTATGGATAAAAATGATGAGAATTTTTTAATATATGACTGGCGTGCACCTATTTCAAGCCTTTATTATGATTTTGCTCCTGGACCTGTTCGGTACGAGACACTTGAGGGAATAATTGAAGGAGAAATGGAGTTAAAAAGGCAGTTTATTATTAAATCCGCAAAAATAAATGGGATGTTCGACACGGGAGTAACGATCGGTGATGAAATGCTTCAAGAGGTCCTTGGAAATGACGCGAGTACACAAATGAAGAGTATTGTTGCGACGATTCAACGAGAACAAAATCAAATTATCCGGAATGAAAAAAGTAAACTTTTAATCGTTCAGGGTGTAGCTGGAAGTGGGAAGACATCGGCAGCGCTCCAACGAATTGCATACTTGTTATACCGCTACAGGAAAACAATCAAGTCTGAAAATATTATGCTTTTTTCACCCAATCCACTATTTAATAGCTATGTTGCAACTGTACTTCCAGAGCTTGGCGAAGAAAATATGCAACAGTCAACCTTTCAGGAATACTTGAATAAGCGTCTGGGAAAAGAATTTGATGTGGAGGATCCATTTGAGCAAATGGAGTTTTTGCTTTCAATGGAACATGATGCAAACTATGATACTCGGTTGGAGGGAATTCGTTTTAAAGCGAGCCTTCAATTTAAAAAACAAATAGATGATTATGTGTTACGTTTATCGAAACAAGGAATGATTTTTAAAGATCTCATTTTTAGAAAAGAAATAATCTTTTCCAAAGAAGTAATACAAGAATACTTTTATGCACTAGATGAGAATTTTTCGATTCCAAATCGGATTAAACTTGTAAAAGAGTGGCTGTTAAAGGGATTAAAAAGGAGAATAAAACAGGAACGGACGAAAGAATGGGTGGAGGAAGAATTACAATTTCTTGGAAAAGAAGACTTTATAGAGGCGTACAACCAGCTCCAGGATAAGGATTCTTTTACGGAAAAATCATTTGACGATTTTGAAAAGGAACAAAAACTACTGGCAGATATGGTTGTGAAGCAAAAATTCAAACCGTTATTTGCCAAGGTCAAAAAGTTAAAGTTTATAGATATTGCTTCAATCTATCAGCAGCTTTTTGAAGAAATAGGTGTAGAGGATCCATCTTTCCCTTCCAACTGGGATAAGATCTCTAATCAGACAATTGAAGCATTAGAAGATATGAAAATATGCTATGAAGATGCAACACCATTTGTATATTTGCAGGATTTATTGGAGGGGCGGAAATCAAATACTGCCATTCGTCATATTTTTATTGATGAAGCTCAGGATTATTCACCGTTCCAGTTTGCTACTATTCAAATGCTTTTTCCTTATAGCAGAATGACGCTCCTGGGTGATTTTAATCAGGCAGTTTTTTCTGGCGCTACGGGCGCTGCGACTGTTCTTACTGATTTTTCGCTTGATGGTGAGGATGTTGAATCATTCTATTTGACCAAAACGTATCGATCAACTAAACCAATTGTGGAATTTACAAGTAGTTTGATTGAAGGTGGGCGGGAAATTGAGCCTTTCAATCGTGAAGGTCAAAAGCCAACCATCACATTGGTTGAAGTTGCTTGCTCTCTTAATGAAAAAGTGGTTCGGAAAATTCAAATGCTCCAAAATGATGGGCATCGCACGATTGCGGTTATTTGCAGAACAGCAACTGAAAGCAAAACTGTTTTTGACACACTTCGGAAGGAGATTCCGATCCATTTGATTGAAAAAGGCACTATTTCGTATGAAAAAGGCATTCTTGTTATTCCGGCCTATCTTGCAAAAGGGATTGAATTTGATGCTGTTATTCTATATGATAGCTCACAGTATAGAAGGGAAAGAGAGCGGAAATTGTTCTATACTGCTTGTACAAGAGCCATGCATGTATTGCATATGTTTGCAACTGATGGGATTAGTCCGCTAATTAAGGATGTACCGATTGAAACCTATGAAATGGAGATCTAG
- a CDS encoding YceI family protein: MTRTKWAIDAAHSSVDFSIRHMMIANVKGTFQNFSAIVEADVTDLTSANIEFTVELSSIDTRNKDRDGHLLSADFFDVEKYPSMTFHSTDIQKADEGEYNVTGELSLHGFTRPETFTVTFEGQGKDPWGNEKVGFSAKGSINRADFGLTWNSALETGGVLVGDKVKVNLQIEASKAE; the protein is encoded by the coding sequence ATGACAAGAACAAAATGGGCAATTGACGCAGCACATAGCAGTGTAGATTTTTCGATTCGTCACATGATGATTGCAAATGTAAAGGGTACTTTTCAAAATTTTAGTGCAATTGTTGAGGCAGATGTAACAGATTTAACTTCTGCAAACATTGAATTTACGGTTGAACTCTCAAGTATTGATACACGTAACAAAGATCGTGATGGTCACTTATTATCAGCTGATTTCTTTGATGTTGAAAAATATCCATCAATGACTTTCCATTCAACCGATATCCAAAAAGCGGATGAGGGCGAATATAATGTAACAGGTGAATTATCTTTACACGGTTTTACAAGACCAGAAACTTTCACGGTAACATTTGAAGGTCAAGGAAAAGATCCATGGGGAAATGAAAAAGTTGGCTTTAGTGCAAAAGGATCAATCAATCGTGCTGACTTTGGCTTAACATGGAATTCTGCTCTTGAAACTGGTGGCGTTCTAGTTGGCGATAAAGTAAAAGTAAACCTTCAAATCGAAGCATCTAAAGCAGAATAA
- a CDS encoding ferritin-like domain-containing protein: MENTVVVKELNAFLKGRYMGIHQYENYIQKANDAKFKVELQRLQQDHKRHAQLVAERIQNLGGTPVDSPGFTGTIQEWMSEIKGFPETDEELLLGMLKAEDKYAVELSEEIVKGDLDPDSTKLIEQIIDEDRQHVQFLKNLVSN, translated from the coding sequence ATGGAAAATACAGTGGTTGTCAAAGAATTAAATGCTTTTTTGAAAGGTAGATACATGGGTATTCATCAATATGAAAATTACATCCAGAAAGCTAATGATGCCAAATTTAAAGTGGAACTACAAAGATTACAGCAGGATCACAAAAGACATGCCCAACTGGTGGCTGAGAGAATTCAAAATCTAGGAGGGACACCTGTTGATAGCCCAGGCTTCACTGGTACAATTCAAGAATGGATGAGTGAAATTAAAGGTTTTCCTGAAACAGATGAGGAGCTTTTACTTGGAATGCTAAAAGCAGAAGATAAATATGCGGTTGAACTATCTGAAGAAATTGTAAAAGGAGATTTAGATCCTGACAGCACTAAACTAATCGAACAAATCATTGACGAAGATAGACAACATGTGCAATTTCTTAAAAATCTGGTTTCGAATTAA